The Ailuropoda melanoleuca isolate Jingjing chromosome 4, ASM200744v2, whole genome shotgun sequence region caggaagccgcCCTCGCTCGCCGCCAGTCCTCTCGGAGGCAGGAGGCCGACCCCGGGCGTAGAGTAACGGCCCAGCCTGCATCGGTGGGCCCGACACGCCGCGGGGCTCGAGGGTTCGAGGCTGGCACGGCCCGTGACCTTGAACAGGCAGCCCGGGGCCCCCGTCGCGGCCTCCCTGGCTCCAGCCAGACAGGCCAGTTGCGGCCCGTCCCACTCACCGAGCGAGGCCGCCGCCGCCAGCCCTCTTAGGGCCCTGGCAACCCGCTCTCGGTTCCGGTTCCGGCGTCTGGTCGGTTCCGGTTCCGGCGCGCCCCTCCCCCGTcccgtcgccgccgccgccgccttaGCGGCTTGTTTTGTTTCGACTTCTAGTTACGGCCGCGGGCGGCTGAGCGCCTAGCTGGTGACGCACTTCCGGTGGGAGCGGGCACGCGGCGGCGGGTAGCTCCGGGGCGGGCCCGAACGGAGGAGGCGGGGCTCCGGTGCCTTAGCCTCGCCCTGGCCCTGCTGGTGGCACCCCGAAGTTCCGCCCAGAGACCTCGCCCTCCCCAAATCAGAGTCCAGACGACACAGTGGAAATTCACAGCAGTTTATTGGGGGCCTGGTCAGGCTGGGAACTTTTCCATGCAGAGGCAGTaacgggggcggggcggggctgggggctaGGATAGGAATCCCGCAGGGGTCACTGGCAGGTGTTGTAGATCTGGACCTGCAAGTTGATGGCTTGAAGCACACTACGCATCCTGGCCTCCAACCCGTCCAGCTGGGCTGCTTTGCCTTCCAGTGCCCGCTCGTTCTCCTCATAGGTCCCCTCGAGCTCTAGGAGGGGCAGGTCTCAGCTGCAGGGTCCTTCTCCCACGGCCCCACACCTGTGGCATTCCACCTACCCTAGTCCTCACCTTGCAGCCTTTGCAGCTTGTCCTGAGCAGCCTGCAACAAGCCTCGAGCCTCATCCCGAAGTTGCTCTGCCCGCGCCTGTGCAGCCAGCACACCCTGGGCCTTGCGCTCGGCCAAGGCCTTCACTGTCTGGTACTGGTCACCTAGTGGGCCCTGCAGCAGCTGGGGATAGAGAGGGCAAAGTCAGCACAGTGGCCCAGTGGAGGCCCAGCTtctaccccaacccccaccagcTGGCTCTGCCTCAACCCACCTGCTCAGCTTCCCGGGCACGACCCTGGGCACTGCCTGCTGTTTCTTCAGCACTAGAGGCTGCCAGGCTATTCCCTGCTCGTTTCAATTTCAGAGCCTCCAGGAGACCATCCAATTGCTGAGCCCGCTCGCCTGCAGAGCTCAGTGCCTGCTCTGCACCTGCCATCTTCTCCTGCACCTGTCACGGGTGGACCCAGGGTTAAACAGGTCTATGGGGGCATGCCATAATCTTGCCCCACTGATGTTCCAGAGACCACACCTGGTGCAGGGTCCGCTCCGTGTCCTGTGTGTCAACTACTGCCCCCTGGATGGCACCCTGAGCAGCACCCTGTGCCCTCTGGGCTTCCTCCAGTGCTGCCTGTACTgtttctgccttctgtttctccccctcgGCCCGGCTcctgaggaagagagggaatcagGGCCTGTAAGTATCAGGACCAGGTGCCAAGGATAGGGGCCAGGGTCACGATCAGACCTTGCCCGCCGTGCATCTTGTAGCAGCTGCTCTGCCCGACGCACATCTCCCACGGTACGCGCCAGGATTGTGTCCACATCCGCCAGGCTCCGGACCCTCTCTGCAATCTCTCCTGCCAGGTGCTGAATCTGCTCAGGTGATGCTGGGATGGAGAGCTCTAGCACTCGTGTGGCCACCATCTCAATGCTATCAGGATCAGCCCCCTCCTCTATGGGGACACAGGCAAGGGCTCAGGCACACAGATTCTCCAGCACAGGCATCGAACACAATCTTGGGGTGTGGGACCACACATGGAATATGGGTTTGTTAATAGGCATAGTGATGTAACTACAAGGACAGGAACTCTAAGTGGGCACAGACTCGGGGTCACGGACTTCGGGACCACATATAGGCAAGGGTTGAGGGACTAGACATGGGGTCACAAACATAGGTCCAGTGCAGGCCCTGACCCAAGTATGAACACAGGGACACAAATATGAACACAGACACAGGTAAAACAACCACATGGCCTGGGCCACACGGGAGGCTCACGGCTGAGGAAGTCCTTCACACTCTGGATAAGTTCCCGGAGTTCTTGGTTGGCCTTCTCCACCTGTCCCCTGGAAGCATTAGCCTTGTCCAGGGCTGCCCGGGCCCGCTGCTGTGCCTCGCCTGCCTGCCGACGGGTCTCAGCCACGTGGCTGAGGATGCCACCACCTTCTGCCAGTGCCCGCTGCAACTCTGCTTGTGTGTGCCGGGCCCGACCCAGTGCCAGGTCTGCCATGGCTACTACCCCGCTGCAGCCGAGGCCCCCACAGCGGGGCTGCCCGTCCTCGTCCAGACAGCCAGCACCCCCACAAGGGCTTGTAGCACAGGGGGCATCCCCCGGGGGTCCACACACCTGCCAGGCACAGAACAAGTCAGGGCCCTGTGGAAGGAATAGCCACAGCCACATGTCCCACCCTACACTGTGCCTTACCAGTTCATTTATGGCTGTCAGGCTCAGGGAATGGGTACGGGCAGAGAGCTCGCCTAGTGCCTGCTGGTTGGCCATGTGTTTGCGGTTGAAGTCCTCCCTCTGGGCACCCATCAGCACCTCTGTCCGGTGCCGGGTATCTGCTGAGTTGCTCACAGGGCTGGGCACTGTCAAGGCCGATGTGTTGGCACGATGTTCTGCCTCTGCAGACAGACTGTGGGCGTGGCGGATGCTGTCATAGGCACCTATATTGAGCAGAGGCTGGCAGTCAGCTAAAGATCACctaacctggggcgcctggatgaagcatccaactcttgattttgcctcaggtgatgatctcagggtcctgaaatcaagccccgtgttgggctctgcgctaggcgtggaaactgcttaagattctctctccccctctccctctgcccctccctgctcacactctctctcccttattttttttttaattttatttatttattcaacagagatagagacagccagcgagagagggaacacaagcagggggagtgggagaggaagaagcaggctcatagcagaagagcctgatgtggggctcgatcccttaatgccaggatcacgccctgagccgaaggcagacactcaaccgctgtgccacccaggcgccccgtcacactctctctcccttaaaaaaaaatttaaaaatcacccaaCCCTGGTCGACCTGCCTCGTTGACCAACAGCTCACCCAGGAAGTTTGAATGCTTGAGCAGGTCCAGATGCTGATCCAGCTGCCGCAGTGTGAGATTAAGGGCAAGCCCGTCTCGCTCCAGACTGCTCAGTGCATGGTTGGCATTGAAGTTCTCATCCTGCACATCTGTCAGTTCTGCCTCCAGCTGGGTCAGGTGCTCAGTGGCCTCTCCAATTTCACGCCTGTGCCGGTGGGGGTTGGTGTTTAGAGAAGCTTCAGCCCTGGTCCACTGGgtctctgccccatccctccaCGTATCCTCAGGCCCATCCGCACCGCAGCTCCTCTGTGGCCTCCACGAGCTGTGCAGTGGAGGCAGCTGAGGCGTTGCGGGCACCCACAATGCCCTGCACAGTCCCCAGCTTCTCCTGTATGTGCCAGAAGCTGCTCTCAAAGGCACCCAGCACACCCGTCTGCTGCAGCTCCTGCACCCGCTGCTCCAGGCGCCGTGTACGGGCAGCCAAGTCCTGTACCACGCGGTCCCAGTCCCCGAAGCATGCGTGGCATGGGTGGCAAGCAGGAAAGACCCCTGAGAAGCCACGGGCACACTGGTCACAGCGCACGCCTGACACGCCTGGGCGGCAGCTGCAGTGCCCTGTGGAGCGGTGACATTGAGGTGTGTCTATTCCACGAGGGTCACAATCACAGGCTGCAGGAAAGGGCAGACCACAGAGTTAGGGTAGCAGTGGGGCATACTGGGAAGCCCCCCAGCAACCCTGGCCTTGTTGGCTCTCTCACCACGGCACTGCAACCCAGGGTCTCCCCAGTGGAGCTCTTGGCACTCAGAACAGGTTCGCCCACCAAAGCCAGCACGGCAGTGGCACTGCCCTGTGAACTAGAGTGGGAACAGGGCAGAGGTCAGCACCTCAATCAGAGGCTCAGCTCTTGAGAGTCGAGACAGACAGCTGGTCCCATCCACCCAGGGACCCACGGGAGGGTCCAATACCTCATTGCAGGTGGGGCCTCTGGCTCGGCTTGGGTGGCAGGCACAGGGCTGGCAGCCATGGCCACTGGTAAGGTTCCAGAAGTTGGGGGCACAGCGGTCACAGCTAGGGCCCTGGACATTGGGGAGGCATGGGCACTGCCCACTGCTTGGGTCACAGTTGCAGCGGTCAGCGGATGGGCACTGCTGGGGATCTGTACCCAGCAAGTTGCAGCTGCAGCCTGTGGCAGTCAACAGCACATTAATCAAGGGGAGCCCGAGCAGCAGAGCCCGACCCCAGCCATCCCCTCCCAATCCCACACTCACGGTGACAGCTCTGTCGGGCAGCCTGCCCATGGAAGCCAGGCTTGCAGTGGGCACAGTGTGGCCCCTCCGTGTGGTGTAAGCAGCGCAGGCATTGCCCCGTGCGGGGGTCACAGGCATCAGGGTCCGTGGGGTCAATGTTTCCACTGCACTCACACGGTTGGCACTGGCCACCTGGCCTTGACGGGTCCCCAAAGTACCCAGGGGCACAAGCATCACACCGCAGCCCTGCTCATGGTTGGGGAAGGCATGAGTGTTCAGTTCAGCTGCCCCACCCTGATCCCATGCCTGCACCTTATCTAGCTACTCACCTGTGTAGCCTGCCTTACAGTGGCACATGATCTGCTGCGAGTAGCCATCCCGATGGCAAGAAGTAGCAAAGTGCCGCCGGCTTCCAGGGCCTtcagggcagggacagggccGGCACTGGCCCCCATATGGTAGCCGTGGGTCCCCGTGGAAGCCGGCAATGCACCTTCAGGGAGCGACAGGAAGAGATATGTGATCCCGTAGCCgccttcccacccacccacccacccgcTCCTAGCTGCTCCAGGCTCACCTTTCACAGTGCTCACCCCCTGTGTGATCACGGCAGCCTAGGCAAGCGCCCGTGTGGGTGTCGCACTCATCTGCATGCCCGTTGCAGACACACGGCTGGCATCTAGGGAAGCCCCACTGGCCACGCTGGCAGTGATCGCAGCGAAGCCCGAAGGCCCCAGTTCGGCAGGGGCATTGCCCACTGGTCCCTTCACACAGGCCACTGAGTGACCCCTCGGGGCTGCACTGGCAGGCTGGGGGCGAGGCAAAGGCTGAGCCAGGGAAGCGGTTGGAGGGAATCTAGGTGGGCTCAGGGTAGGAAAGTCGGGGAATCGAAGAGAACTTCCAGTGCCCCGGTGCTGGGAGTAGGAGGTCCAAGGCAGAGTTAGAGAAAGGATGAAGCACAGtcggagggaggaaggaggacagtcgtggggaggagagagaataagagagaagaaaggcaggcaggtaCCTTGACAGCCTGTGGGGCCAAAGCCGTAGAAGCCAGGGGCACAGAGGTCACAGCGGCGCCCCGCCACCGCAGGTTTACACAGGCACTGGCCGCCGTGGGGATTGCACTCGGAACTTAGTGAGCCCTGGGGGTCGCACTGACaggctgtggggcaggggcagagggccgAGTCAGCCTGGGGCCCCTGCACCTCTGCCCCACTGACCCACGGCACAGACACTCACGCAAGGCGCCGTTGTAGAGTAGCGTGGACAGGCTGATGAGGAGGGGGGTGCAGGCCTCAGAGGGAGGGGTCTTGCTGGGCACCAGCCCCTCCTCATGGCAGCGGTAGCGCTCAAAGGTGGCACGGCGCTCCAGGGCAGCAGCATCCCCCCCACTAAACATCTCCAGCACCAGGACACGGGGCAGCAGCACCAGCTGAAGCAACGAGCAAGGAAGAGTGAGGCCCAGACCCAGGACCCTATGGGCACTGCAAGAGCACTGAGTACCACCATGGGCCTGCCTCTTCTGTCACGGGCCCCTCCTGTCTGGCCCCTGCCACAGGTCCCATACCACAGACCCTGCCTTCTTGgtcagagtggggagaggggctcctCACCGAGTCAATGAGCAGGCTGGGTGCGGAGTAGGGAGCCTCGGTCTGGGCACTTCCCCCTGTTCGCACCAGCTTCAGATGCAGTTTGTAGGAGATGCCAGGCTCAAGGCAGACAGGTCTGGGAAACACCATATACCTAGGGGGAGATAAAGACAGGTATGGGGTTCAGCCAGGGTCCCTACATCCACCACCCCAGGCTTCCCCACCCCGCACACCTGCAACCAAACCACTGGCCAAGAAAGACACTCGGGATGGGTCATGCCAACAGACAGCTGGACAGCCCGACAGAGAATTGATACAGGCGAGTCCCACAAACGTGGCTCACTGGGTTTCCTATACCTGTGCAGACCAATCTCTGAAAACACTACCCACAACCTTGCAACCGCACAGCATCTCCCTGGCACAAATACCTGCCAATTTTTTCTTCAACGGCCTCCTCACACTTCCTCCAACCTTGACCTCCAACCTCTGCTCTTCTTCACCAAGACGACATCATCCCCCCTCTGCCACCTGGCCCTGCCTTTCCTAGGTCATTCCCATCAGCTTGGAAACCCATGCTAGGGTTCTTTTATCCCCCTTGAAAACATCTTCCCTCAATCACTGAGTCTCCCTTAGCCATTACCTTATCTTTGCTTTCAACAAATTTGCTTGCCCAACAAATTCCTAAAACTAGACTGTGGTCACTGCCTCCACTAGCCTCCTACGCCAATGCAGTTTTTATGCCAACATGCCATGGGGACAGCCTGTACCAAGCTCACCATCGACCTCCATGTGGCCAAACCCAGCAGCCTCTGTTCTGTTCCCGTCTGCTCCAGCATTCAGCGGCATGCGATGAAAGCAGCGCATCCTCCTTCCTGAGacactcttctctccccttctggaaCCCTGTCCACACTCCTGattttcccccaccccaactcctccTTCTCTACTGGCCTCAGACACCCCAAAGTTTGGTTCTGGTCCCCCTTCCTTTCTCCGGTCATTTCATTTGGACCTATCTCCTTAGTGATAAGCCCTAAATTTGTATCTCCAACTTGAGGCCTCCCAGTAATTCCAGACACAGAAATCCAACCACCCACTGACCTTCTCCTCCATGCCTAACTACCTCAGAACTGCTTCTCCCTATGTCTCTATCTCAGTAAAGAGCCCAATCCTCACCCAGATGAACAAGCCCAAAACGCTAGAGTCATTTTCcactttctctccccttcctccatgtCTAAGCCATTAGCTCTGCCGCTGGAACCCTCTGGAACCTTCACCATCTTGCCACAACAACTGCTAAACCTCTGTCCAACCCACTGTCACTCAGCTAACTCAACAGCTTCCAGCTTTAAGTCTATTTTCCACTCAGCAAGTAGAGGGATCTTTGTTAAATACACATCGCAGTTGGTAAAACGTCTATGATGCGTATGGCCCATTATATGCTGGTCTCTCCACCTTTGTGTATTGTCTGAATACTGACatgataaaaagtttaaaaaaggtGATGAAAAAAGATACTTGAAACAAATATCATCAGACCAGTCACATCGCTGCTCAGAATGTTCTcatgccttcccttcccccctgcGGGCATTCCCTATAGTGACACTGAACGGCTTCCCATTAATTCTTGCCACAGGCCTCTGGAACTTAGACCCCGAAGACAGCAGGCCTTGTTCTGCTTCCGTCTTCTGACCTGTGCCAT contains the following coding sequences:
- the LAMB2 gene encoding laminin subunit beta-2, whose amino-acid sequence is MDRASGDRGRDLRGQPGPWELRLGLLLSVLATALAPDVPGCSRGSCYPATGDLLVGRADRLTASSTCGLHGPQPYCIVSHLQDEKKCFLCDSRRPFSARDNPNSHRIQNVVTSFAPQRRAAWWQSENGVPVVTIQLDLEAEFHFTHLIMTFKTFRPAAMLVERSADFGRTWHVYRYFSYDCGADFPGVPLAPPRHWDDIVCESRYSEIEPSTEGEVIYRVLDPAIPIPDPYSPRIQNLLKITNLRVNLTRLHTLGDNLLDSRREIREKYYYALYELVVRGNCFCYGHASQCAPAPGAPAHAEGMVHGACVCKHNTRGLNCEQCQDFYHDLPWRPAEDGHSHACRKCECHGHAHSCHFDMAVYLASGNVSGGVCDGCQHDTAGRHCELCRPFFYRDPSKDLRDPAVCRSCDCDPMGSQDSGRCDPHDDPALGLVSGQCRCKEHVVGSRCQQCRDGYFGLSASDPAGCRRCQCDARGTVPGTTSCDPNSGTCFCKRLVTGRGCNRCLPGHWGLSHDLLGCRPCDCDVGGAMDPQCDEATGQCRCRQHMVGRRCEQVQPGYFRPFLDHLTWEAEDTRGQVLDVVERLATPSGTPSWTGRGFVRLQEGQTLEFLVAAVPRAMDYDLLLRLEPQVPEQWAEMEVTVQRPGPVSAHSPCGHVLPKDDHIPGTLQPETRYMVFPRPVCLEPGISYKLHLKLVRTGGSAQTEAPYSAPSLLIDSLVLLPRVLVLEMFSGGDAAALERRATFERYRCHEEGLVPSKTPPSEACTPLLISLSTLLYNGALPCQCDPQGSLSSECNPHGGQCLCKPAVAGRRCDLCAPGFYGFGPTGCQACQCSPEGSLSGLCEGTSGQCPCRTGAFGLRCDHCQRGQWGFPRCQPCVCNGHADECDTHTGACLGCRDHTGGEHCERCIAGFHGDPRLPYGGQCRPCPCPEGPGSRRHFATSCHRDGYSQQIMCHCKAGYTGLRCDACAPGYFGDPSRPGGQCQPCECSGNIDPTDPDACDPRTGQCLRCLHHTEGPHCAHCKPGFHGQAARQSCHRCSCNLLGTDPQQCPSADRCNCDPSSGQCPCLPNVQGPSCDRCAPNFWNLTSGHGCQPCACHPSRARGPTCNEFTGQCHCRAGFGGRTCSECQELHWGDPGLQCRACDCDPRGIDTPQCHRSTGHCSCRPGVSGVRCDQCARGFSGVFPACHPCHACFGDWDRVVQDLAARTRRLEQRVQELQQTGVLGAFESSFWHIQEKLGTVQGIVGARNASAASTAQLVEATEELRREIGEATEHLTQLEAELTDVQDENFNANHALSSLERDGLALNLTLRQLDQHLDLLKHSNFLGAYDSIRHAHSLSAEAEHRANTSALTVPSPVSNSADTRHRTEVLMGAQREDFNRKHMANQQALGELSARTHSLSLTAINELVCGPPGDAPCATSPCGGAGCLDEDGQPRCGGLGCSGVVAMADLALGRARHTQAELQRALAEGGGILSHVAETRRQAGEAQQRARAALDKANASRGQVEKANQELRELIQSVKDFLSQEGADPDSIEMVATRVLELSIPASPEQIQHLAGEIAERVRSLADVDTILARTVGDVRRAEQLLQDARRARSRAEGEKQKAETVQAALEEAQRAQGAAQGAIQGAVVDTQDTERTLHQVQEKMAGAEQALSSAGERAQQLDGLLEALKLKRAGNSLAASSAEETAGSAQGRAREAEQLLQGPLGDQYQTVKALAERKAQGVLAAQARAEQLRDEARGLLQAAQDKLQRLQELEGTYEENERALEGKAAQLDGLEARMRSVLQAINLQVQIYNTCQ